One window of Mobula hypostoma chromosome 30, sMobHyp1.1, whole genome shotgun sequence genomic DNA carries:
- the LOC134339664 gene encoding histone H2B-like has product MPDPAKPAPKKGAKKALSKPASKSGKKRKRSRKETYAIYIYKVMKQVHPDTGISSKAMSIMNSFVNDIFERIAGEASRLAHYNKRSTISSREIQTAVRLLLPGELAKHAVSEGTKAVTKYTSSK; this is encoded by the coding sequence ATGCCGGATCCAGCGAAACCCGCTCCCAAGAAGGGCGCCAAGAAAGCTTTGTCCAAACCAGCGAGTAAGTCTGGCAAGAAGCGCAAGAGGTCGAGGAAGGAGACTTACGCCATTTACATCTACAAAGTGATGAAGCAGGTTCACCCCGACACCGGCATCTCCTCCAAGGCCATGAGCATCATGAATTCATTCGTCAACGATATTTTCGAGCGCATCGCGGGCGAGGCTTCCCGCCTGGCCCATTACAACAAGCGGTCAACCATCAGCTCCCGGGAGATCCAGACCGCCGTGCGCCTGCTGCTGCCCGGGGAGCTGGCCAAGCACGCCGTGTCCGAAGGGACAAAGGCCGTGACCAAGTACACCAGCTCCAAGTGA